In the genome of Streptomyces sp. Q6, the window GGGAGAGGTGTGCGTGCGCAGCACGACACCGGACTCCCGGTCACCACCGTCGGGGCCCTGGACGAAGAAGGTGTCCTGGGTGCCGCGGGCGGGGTGGTCGGGGCCGATGTTCAGGGCGTCGAAGTTGAACCACTCCGTCTCGATCTCCGGGCCCTCGGCGACCTCGTAGCCCATGGCGACGAAGACGTCCTCGATGCGCTCGGAGAGCGTGGTCAGCGGGTGGCGGGCGCCGGCCTGGACACGGTCGTGGGGCAGCGTGACGTCCACGGCCTCCTCGACCAGGACGCGCGCGTCGCGCTCGGCCTCCAGCTCGGCCTGGCGGGCGGCGAGGCCCCGGCCGACGGCGGCGCGGGCCTGGCCGACGCGCTTGCCGGCCTCGGCCTTGGCCTGCGGCGGCAGCGCGCCGATCTCGCGGTTGGCGAGCGACAGCGGCGACGTGCCGCCGGCGTGCGCGACCTTGGCGGCCTGAAGCGCGTCGAGCGAGTCCGCGGCGGCGAAGGCGGCGAGCGCCTCGTCCCGCATGCGCTCGATCTCTTCCGGTTTCAGTGCCTCGACCTCGACAGGGTCGTACGACTTGTTCGGTGCCGACATCTCTTCCCGTGCTTCCGGTTGTCCCCCAGCTAACGCTGGGAGGTGCCCCCTGCGGATGGCCCCGTCTACGACTCGTCCCGAATCCGACGACGAACCGTCCCTGACGTGGAGACGCAATGTGCCAAAGGACGAGTCTAACGGGGGGGTGACGTGTGCGATTACGCGCACCTGTCGCCCGCCACCGCCCTGCTCGCGATCCTTCGGATCACTCTTCTTGCCCGTGGGGCCCTGGCACTCAGCTGGTGAGATACGCGGGCGTGGCCACGGGCAACGTAAATCGGAACTCGGCGCCGCCGCCCGGCGCCCGTCCCACCGTGATGGTGCCGCCGTGGGCCTCGACGATGCCCTTGACGATATAGAGGCCCAGGCCCGTGCCGCCGCGCTTGCTGCCCCGCCAGAAGCGGGTGAAGACGCGGTTCATGGACTCCTCCGGGATGCCGGGGCCTTCGTCGCTCACGGTGACGGACGTGCCGAGGTGCTCGGCCCGCTCGATGTCAATCGTGACGGTTCCCTCGCCGTGGCGCACCGCGTTTTCCAGGAGGTTGCTCAGGATCTGGTCGACCTTGTCGGGGTCGGCCCACAGATCGGGCAGCGGCTGCGTGACGCGCAGCAGGAACCGGTCGGCGGACTGGCCCGCGGCGACGTGCGCCTGGATGTGCCGGGAGACGGCGGCGGCGATGTCGACGGGCTGGCGGCGCACTTCGAGGCGGCCGGAGTCGATGCGGGAGATGTCGAGCAGTTCGGTGATCAGTCGCGTCACGCGGTTGGCGTCCGCGTCGACGGTCTCCAGCATCAGCCGCTTCTGCTCGTCCGTGAATCGCTCCCACTTCGCGAGCAGGGTCGCGGTGAAGCCCTTCACGGAGGTCAGCGGGGAGCGCAGTTCGTGGGCGACGGTGGCGATCAGCTCGGCGTGGCTGCGCTCGGTGCGGCGCCGGGCCTCGGTGTCGCGGATCTGCACGACGACACGGCGCACGGGCCCGGTGGGGCGGCTGCGTACGTAGCGCGCGGTGACCAGGACCTCGCGGCCGCCGGGCAGGAGCAGGTTCCGCTCGGGCTGTCCGACGCGGGTGGCGAGTCCGCCGTACGGGTCGGTCAGCTGCCACCAGCGGCGGCCTTCGAGGTCCTCCAGGGGCAGCGCCCGCTCCAGCGGGGCGCCCAGGGCGCGGGGGGCGGGGACGGCGGTGATGCGCTCGGCCGCGCGGTTGAAACAGACGACGCGGCCGCTCTCGTCGGCGACGACCAGTCCGTCGGGGAGGTCGTCGGGGTGCACGCCGAGCCCCGCGAGATCGTCGGTTCCGCACCGGGGCGCGGCAGGGACGGACCGCCCCTGCGCACCACGCGAGCTGCTCGTGCCGACGACGCTCATCTCCCCGTATCCCACCTCTCGGCCCGTGGACCCGAGGTCGTCACCCTACTAGCTGGGCGTGACGGAACGGCACCCTCCGGGGGCGCGCTGGGCTCGGGCGGAGGCGTACAGGCACACGGCGGCCGCCGTCGCGAGGTTGAGGCTCTCGGCCTTGCCGTGGATGGGGACGCGCACGACGGCGTCCGCGAGCGCGCGGGTCTCCTCGGGCAGTCCCCACGCCTCGTTGCCGAAGACCCAGGCGGTCGGGGTGCCCATGGTGCCCTTGTCGAGCTCGTCGTCGAGGTCGTCGTCCCCCGCGCCGTCGGCGGCGAGGATGCGTACGCCGGCGTCCTTGAGCCCGGCGACGGCCTGCTCGACCGGGACGCCCACGGCGACGGGCAGATGGAACAGGGAGCCCACCGAGGCGCGGACCGCCTTCGGGTTGTACAGGTCCACGGAGGCGTCGGTCAGCACCACGGCCTCGGCGCCGGCGGCGTCCGCGCACCGCAGTACGGTCCCCGCGTTCCCGGGGTCGCGCACATGGGCCAGGACGGCGACGAGCCGGGGCCGCGCGGCGAGGACCTCGTCGAAGGACACGTCGAGGAACCGGCAGACGCCGACCACGCCCTGCGGGGTCACGGTCGTGGAGATCTCGGCGATGACGCTCTCGTCGGCGAGGTGCACCCGGGCACCGGCCTCCCGCGCCTCGCCGACGATCTCGGCGTAGCGCTCGGCGGCCTCGACGGTCGCGAACATCTCCACGAGTCCGCCGTGCGCGGCGGCCTCCCGCACGGCCTGCGGCCCCTCGGCGAGGAACAGCCGCTCCTTCCCCCGGAAGTTCCGCTTCCCGAGCCGCCGGGCGGCGGAGACGCGGGAGGACTTGGGGGAGATCAGTTCGGGGGCAGCAACCATGCGACTCACCTAGGGGAAGCGCCCCGAAGGGGCGTGGAACTGTGTCTGTCAGCGGCTGCGCCGCGGGGCGCGACCAGAGTCGGCCGGTCCGCACACGGCGCACGACAGACGATGGCAGATGCGACGCCGAACGCACTCGGACCCGCAAGCGACAAGCTTGCGGGTCCGACATCACATCCGGCTCAGCGGAGCGATCAGGCGGCAGCCTTGGGCGCGTTGACGTCCGCCGGCAGCGCCTTCTGCGCGACCTCGACCAGCGCGGCGAACGCGTTGGAGTCGTTGACGGCGAGCTCCGCCAGGATCTTGCGGTCCACCTCGATGTTGGCGGCCTTCAGACCCTGGATGAAGCGGTTGTAGGTGATGCCGTTGGCGCGGGCAGCGGCGTTGATGCGCTGGATCCACAGCTGACGGAAGTCGCCCTTGCGCTTCTTGCGGTCGTTGTAGTTGTAGACCAGGGAGTGGGTGACCTGCTCCTTGGCCTTGCGGTACAGACGCGAACGCTGACCGCGGTAGCCGCTGGCCTGCTCGAGGATCGCCCGACGCTTCTTGTGCGCGTTGACTGCGCGCTTGACGCGTGCCACTTGTTAACTCCTTGTAGCGGGGCCGGGGATGACGTCACCCGACCCGAGTTCGTATAGGTCCCGGTCTAGCCGACGTAACGGGGCGCAGGAGCGCCCGTACGTCACTTGCCGAGAAGCTTCTTGATCTTCTTGGCGTCGCCCGGGGCCATCTCGGCGTTGCCGGTGAGGCGGCGCGTCAGGCGCGACGACTTGTGCTCGAGCAGGTGGCGCTTGCCGGCGCGCTCGCGGAGCACCTTGCCGGAGCCGGTGACCTTGAAGCGCTTGCTGGCACCGCTGTGCGACTTGTTCTTCGGCATAGCGCCGTTCTCTCCTCGTCAGTGGCGTTCCCGGCCGGTCCGTGCCATGGGCGCGAACCGGCCGCGAGGGAACGTCAGTTGTGTCGGTTGGTTATCCGTGGCGTACAGGCTGCACGCCGGCGGATCATGCCTCGGCCGGAGCCTCGGCGGGGGTTTCGACCTCGGCCTCGACCTCGGTCTCGACGTCGTCGTCCGACTCAGCCACGTTCTGCGACTTGCCGGGGTTGGCCTTCGCGTCGGCCTTACGGGCGGCCTGCGCCTCCCGGGCCTCGGCCATGGCCTCGGTCTTCTTCTTGTGCGGACCGAGAACCATGATCATGTTTCGGCCGTCCTGCTTCGGGTTCGACTCGATGAACCCGAGGTCTTCGACGTCGTTCGCGAGACGCTGAAGCAGTCGGTAGCCGAGCTCCGGCCGGGACTGCTCGCGACCACGGAACATGATCGTGATCTTGACCTTGTCGCCCTGCTTGAGGAACCGAACGACGTGACCCTTCTTGGTGTCATAGTCGTGCGGGTCGATCTTCGGCCGGAGCTTCATCTCCTTGATGACCGTGTGCGCCTGGTTCTTGCGCGCCTCACGGGCCTTCATGGCCGACTCGTACTTGAACTTCCCGTAGTCCATGAGCTTGCAGACGGGCGGACGGGCGTTCGCCGCCACCTCGACCAGGTCGAGGTCGTACTCCTGAGCAAGCTCAAGGGCCTTGGCAAGCGGAACAATCCCGACCTGCTCGCCGCTGGGACCGACAAGTCGCACTTCGGGAACGCGAATCCGGTCGTTGATGCGGGGCTCGGCGCTGATGGATCCTCCTCGGTAGCACCACACGACGGCCTGGCGGGCCGCCGCGTAACGTCTCGTTACGTAGTACCAACCGCTCCAGCGCACAAAAAATGCCCCGGACGGTACACATCGCGGGACTCCGAGAACTACCGGAGCACCGCCACGGTGAACCGCGGGGCGCAACTCGGACGGTTCCATCGTCCGTACGGAACGATGGGGACCGTCTGACCGGTGACCCGCCGCCCTAGCCGGGCGGTCAGGTGGGAGATCGGAGCCTCCACTTGTGGGCCGGTCGCCATGTCGAAGACAGGGGCGTCCGGCCGGTCGTTACACAAGGTTAGCAGCATTTGGGGGGTGCGCCCAACCGAGTGGGCTGTTGTCCGTCGGGCTTATCGTGGGGCCCATGAGTGACGCGACCCCCGCAACCGAAACCCCTGACTACGACGCGCTGACCCGCGACATCGCCGAGGTGCCCGCCGTCGAGGTCATCGTGACGGTCGCGGTGAACCTGATGAGCGCGGCCGCGGTGAAGCTGGGCCTCACCGAGGAGGGCGACGCCCACAAGGACCTCGACGAGGCCCGCAAGCTGATCCACGCCCTGGCCGGTCTGCTCGACGGCAGCGCCACGGAGATCTCGTCCTTCCACGCGGCACCGCTGCGGGACGGTCTGAAGTCCTTGCAGCTCGCGTTCCGCGAGGCCTCGATCGTGCCGGACGAGCCGGGCCAGGGCCCGGGCGAGAAGTACACGGGCGCCATCTACGGCTGACCTCGGGTTTCAGTCACGTACGTACAAGGGCTCGCCGGGAGGCGTGGCGTCGGCCGGCAGGAGTGCCAGGTCGAGGCCGCGCACCAGGCGGGCCCTCAGTGTGGTGTCGGCCGCGATGCGGCGGGCGAGCGAGCCGGCCGTGGCCGAGGGGTCGGCGGCCGGGTCGAGGACCAGGGCGATGACGCCGTCCGCCTGGCCGGGGCCCAGGTAGGCGCGGACCACCGAGGGCTCCGCGGCGACGGCCGTGCGCACCGCGTCGGTGACGGCGGGGTCGGCGAGCGGGTCGGTGCTGGTGCGGCCCTCCGCGAGGGCGTACAGGGCGGCGCCCGTGAGCTCGTACGGGACCGGGCCCGCGAGGTCGAGGACGACGGTGTCGGCCTTCTCGTGGGCGGCGGCCTGAAGCGCCTGGTGCAGCGGGACGGCGACCGGGCGGGCCTCGGGGTCCCACAGGGCGAGGGACGCGGTCGACGTGAAGGCGGGAAGGGCCTTCCGGTCGCCCGCCTTCAGGGTCGGGACCGCCATGTCGGACGTCTTCTCGCGGCGCAGGCCGTTCTCGTCCTCCTCGACCTCGCCCAGGACGGCGACGACGGGGACGAGGAGCCGGGCGTCCTTCAGGGCCGCAAGGACCGGTCCATGGGCCGTGCGGTCGGCCGACCACGCGGCCAGGGCCTCGGCGAGGCGGGGGTCCGCGGTGCCGTCGTCGTCGGAGAAGCCGGGGTCGGGAATGTTCTTGTTCGCCACGTTCACCGACCCTACCGAGCGGAGGCGTCGACGTTCTCAGCGGACCCTGAGGTCCTGCTCATGGCGCGCACAGGGCCGGGACCGAGCATCGCGGCATGCCTCCCCAGTCCCGTCGCCGGCGTCGGCGCGATCAGCGCCGACGCCCCGTCCTGTACGCGGCCGTCGCCTCCGCGGTGCTCCTCTCCGCCACCGCCGCCACTACGGTCTACGTGAAGGCGCGGGCGCACGACGCGACGGCGCTGGTGTCGCACATCACCTCGTCCGGGGAGGATCCGTCCGTGTCGCCCTCTCCCTCGCCGACCGTGGACCTCGACGCGCTGCTCGCGAAGGCCGTGCGGTCCGCCGCCGCCGGGCACGACGGTGACGTGTCGGTGTCCGTGCTCGACATGGACACCGGGACGCGTGCCTCGTACGCGTCGGGCGACAGGACGTACGACACCGCGAGCATCGTGAAGGTCGACATCCTGGCCGCGCTGCTGTTGCGGGCGCGGGACGAGGGGCGGTCGCTGACCGCGCGGGAGAAGACGTACGCGACCGCGATGATCGAGCACAGCGACAACGCGTCGACGACACAGTTGTGGGACACCATCGGGCGGGCCGACGGGCTCGACGCGGCGAACGAGCGGCTCGGGCTGAGCGGGACAACCGGCGGAAACGGGCCGCTGTGGGGGCTCACCCAGACCACCGCGGACGATCAACTCACCCTGTTGAAGCAGGTGTTCGGCGTCGGGGACGACCTCGCGCTCGACGCGGACGCGCGGGCGTACGTGCAGGAGCTGATGGGGAACGTCGAGAGCGACCAGGCCTGGGGGGTCTCGGCGGCGGGTGACGACACCGCGCTGAAGAACGGGTGGTTGCAGCGGAGCACCACCGGGCTGTGGGACATCAACAGTGTGGGGCGCGTGAGCGGGGCAGGGAAGCGGTACCTCGTGGCCGTCGTCTCGAACGGGAGCGCCACCAAGGACGCGGGGATCGCTCTCGTGGAGGACGTGGCGCGGGCCGCCGTGCCGGTGCTCAGCGCCGGCGGCTGAGCCGGTGGCCGCGCCACAGGTGGACGGCGGCGCCGAGGAGCAGGACGCCGAGGCCGCCCGCGACCGGGCCGACCCAGGCGGCGGGGCCCTCGTCCCGCGGGGCGTCCGGGCCCGTACCGAAGTACTTCTTGCCGTACGCGGTCGGGGTCAGCTCCCGCGGCTTCAGCTTCGCGGCGGCGGCGATCGCGGCGGCCGGGTCGACCAGGCCGTAGCCGCGTGAGTCGTCGCGGCCGCCGGAGGGCGGGTCCTGGGCGGTGTCCTCGACGAGTTTCTTGATCTGGGCGGGGCTCAGGCCGGGGTGCGCGGCGCGGATCAGGGCGACCGCGCCGGAGACGAACGCGGAGGCGGCGCTGGTGCCCCACGCCGAGTAGTACTTGCGGTCGGGGTCGGCGGTGACGATGCCGCGGCCGGGCGCGGCGACGGTGGCGTACCAGCGGCGGGTGGAGAAGGGGGCGCGGGTGCCCGCCGCGTCGACGGCGGTGGCGGTGATGACGCCGGGGTAGGCGGCCGGGTAGGAGATGTGGTCGCCCTTCTCGCCGCCGTTGCCCGCGGAGGCGACGACGGAGACGCCGTGCTTCAGCGCGTACTGGACTGCCGCGTCCTCGCTCGCCTCGGGGTGGGCGGTGTCGGAGTCGTCGCCCAGGGAGAGGTTGATGACGTCGGCGCCGTGGTCGGTGGCCCAGCGGATGCCCTCCGCCAGGGCGTTGCCCCGGGTCTCGCGGGCCTTGGCGCGGGCCGGATCGCCGTCCTCCAGGATCACGCGGACGGGGAGGATCTCCGCTTCGGGGGCGACGCCCATGACGCCGTCGCTGTCGTCCTGTCCGTGTCCGTGGCCCGCGATGATGCCGGCGATGGCGGTGCCGTGGCGGGCCCAGGGCCGGTCGCCGCGCCCGGCGCCGAAGCCGATGAGGTCCTTGCCGGTGAGGACGTTGCCCTTCAGGTCGGGGTGCTGGTCGTCGACGCCGGTGTCCAGGACGGCGACTCTGATGCCCTTGCCCTTCGTGGTGCGCCAGGCCTCCTGGGTGTGCATCGCGGTGAGGCCCCATTGCTGGGCGCGGACCGAGTCCGCGTGGGCGGCGGTGGACGGGAGCAGGGCGAGGGCCGCGGCGGCCGCGCACACGGCGGCGGTGTGGTGGCGCTTCATGACGGCTGCTCCGTGGACTTCTGGACGGCCTTGCGCAGGCTCCGCTCGACGCGGTCGGCGATGCCCCGCGCCTCGTGGCCGAGTCCGGCCTGGGCGGGGGCGCTCGTGGCGCCCGCCTTCATCGCGTCGGCGGCGGGCTCGGGGTCGGCGACGGTGCGGCCGTCGGCGAAGCCGGAGACCGCGTAGACGACGACCGGGGCGTCGGTCAGGACGTCGATCGTCCAGGACGCGCGCTGGGCGTCGCCGAACCGCGCTGCGGCGGTGCCCCGGGCGGCGTACGGGCGCGGCATGAGATCGGTGCGCCGGTCGAGGCCCTGCTCGGCGAAGCGGCCGCGCAGCGCCTGGCCGGCCTCGGCGTCGGCGCGCGTGAACATCAGGCCGACGGTGGTGACGTTGCTCTGGGTGGCGTCGGTGTACGTGGCGCGCAGCAGGCGCAGGCAGCCGGCCGGGCGCAGCGCCTTGTGGAGCAGCGGGTCGAACGCGTCCTTGCAGTCGCTGTCGGGGGCGACGGCGATCCGGGTCCAGGTGCGGTCGGCGCCGCCGGGGCCGGCGCCCTCGCCCTTGAGGGTGCGCGGGAAGAGCCGGTCGACGGGGATGCCGTGCCAGAGCTCGCCGGCCGCGTGGTAGGCGCTGCCGGCGGAGACGGTGTCGTCGCCGCTCTCGCCGGTGAGCAGGGAGCCGGTGGCGGCGCCGCCGATGAGGCCGAGGCCGAGCACGAGGCAGGCCACGGCGGCCGCGGCGCGGGGCTTCAGGCGGGCGCCGACGGGGCGCAGCCGGGTGGTGCTGTCGTCGTAGTGCTCGGGGCGGGCGAACGTGACGAAGGGGCGGCCGGCGGTGTCCGGGCGGGGGTGAGGTCGACCGTGCCCGGCTGTCTGCGCGGGGCGGGGGCCGCGTGGGCGCCGGGGGCACCGGGCGCAGCCGGGTGGTGGTCTCGGCGGGTGCCACCTCCGGCGGGAGCGCCGCCGGGATCCTC includes:
- a CDS encoding serine hydrolase; translation: MPPQSRRRRRRDQRRRPVLYAAVASAVLLSATAATTVYVKARAHDATALVSHITSSGEDPSVSPSPSPTVDLDALLAKAVRSAAAGHDGDVSVSVLDMDTGTRASYASGDRTYDTASIVKVDILAALLLRARDEGRSLTAREKTYATAMIEHSDNASTTQLWDTIGRADGLDAANERLGLSGTTGGNGPLWGLTQTTADDQLTLLKQVFGVGDDLALDADARAYVQELMGNVESDQAWGVSAAGDDTALKNGWLQRSTTGLWDINSVGRVSGAGKRYLVAVVSNGSATKDAGIALVEDVARAAVPVLSAGG
- the pheS gene encoding phenylalanine--tRNA ligase subunit alpha, translated to MSAPNKSYDPVEVEALKPEEIERMRDEALAAFAAADSLDALQAAKVAHAGGTSPLSLANREIGALPPQAKAEAGKRVGQARAAVGRGLAARQAELEAERDARVLVEEAVDVTLPHDRVQAGARHPLTTLSERIEDVFVAMGYEVAEGPEIETEWFNFDALNIGPDHPARGTQDTFFVQGPDGGDRESGVVLRTHTSPVQVRSMLDREPPVYVICPGRVYRADELDATHTPVFNQVELLAIDEGLTMADLKGTLDHMVQALFGKDMKTRLRPNFFPFTEPSAEMDMVCYVCRGESVGNPDRPCRTCSSEGWIELGGCGMVNPKVLVAAGVDPEKYSGFAFGFGIERMLMFRHNVEDMRDMVEGDVRFTRPFGMEI
- a CDS encoding sensor histidine kinase; this translates as MSVVGTSSSRGAQGRSVPAAPRCGTDDLAGLGVHPDDLPDGLVVADESGRVVCFNRAAERITAVPAPRALGAPLERALPLEDLEGRRWWQLTDPYGGLATRVGQPERNLLLPGGREVLVTARYVRSRPTGPVRRVVVQIRDTEARRRTERSHAELIATVAHELRSPLTSVKGFTATLLAKWERFTDEQKRLMLETVDADANRVTRLITELLDISRIDSGRLEVRRQPVDIAAAVSRHIQAHVAAGQSADRFLLRVTQPLPDLWADPDKVDQILSNLLENAVRHGEGTVTIDIERAEHLGTSVTVSDEGPGIPEESMNRVFTRFWRGSKRGGTGLGLYIVKGIVEAHGGTITVGRAPGGGAEFRFTLPVATPAYLTS
- a CDS encoding RNA methyltransferase, with translation MVAAPELISPKSSRVSAARRLGKRNFRGKERLFLAEGPQAVREAAAHGGLVEMFATVEAAERYAEIVGEAREAGARVHLADESVIAEISTTVTPQGVVGVCRFLDVSFDEVLAARPRLVAVLAHVRDPGNAGTVLRCADAAGAEAVVLTDASVDLYNPKAVRASVGSLFHLPVAVGVPVEQAVAGLKDAGVRILAADGAGDDDLDDELDKGTMGTPTAWVFGNEAWGLPEETRALADAVVRVPIHGKAESLNLATAAAVCLYASARAQRAPGGCRSVTPS
- a CDS encoding SseB family protein — protein: MANKNIPDPGFSDDDGTADPRLAEALAAWSADRTAHGPVLAALKDARLLVPVVAVLGEVEEDENGLRREKTSDMAVPTLKAGDRKALPAFTSTASLALWDPEARPVAVPLHQALQAAAHEKADTVVLDLAGPVPYELTGAALYALAEGRTSTDPLADPAVTDAVRTAVAAEPSVVRAYLGPGQADGVIALVLDPAADPSATAGSLARRIAADTTLRARLVRGLDLALLPADATPPGEPLYVRD
- the mycP gene encoding type VII secretion-associated serine protease mycosin, translated to MKRHHTAAVCAAAAALALLPSTAAHADSVRAQQWGLTAMHTQEAWRTTKGKGIRVAVLDTGVDDQHPDLKGNVLTGKDLIGFGAGRGDRPWARHGTAIAGIIAGHGHGQDDSDGVMGVAPEAEILPVRVILEDGDPARAKARETRGNALAEGIRWATDHGADVINLSLGDDSDTAHPEASEDAAVQYALKHGVSVVASAGNGGEKGDHISYPAAYPGVITATAVDAAGTRAPFSTRRWYATVAAPGRGIVTADPDRKYYSAWGTSAASAFVSGAVALIRAAHPGLSPAQIKKLVEDTAQDPPSGGRDDSRGYGLVDPAAAIAAAAKLKPRELTPTAYGKKYFGTGPDAPRDEGPAAWVGPVAGGLGVLLLGAAVHLWRGHRLSRRR
- a CDS encoding DUF1844 domain-containing protein, whose product is MSDATPATETPDYDALTRDIAEVPAVEVIVTVAVNLMSAAAVKLGLTEEGDAHKDLDEARKLIHALAGLLDGSATEISSFHAAPLRDGLKSLQLAFREASIVPDEPGQGPGEKYTGAIYG
- the rpmI gene encoding 50S ribosomal protein L35, with product MPKNKSHSGASKRFKVTGSGKVLRERAGKRHLLEHKSSRLTRRLTGNAEMAPGDAKKIKKLLGK
- the infC gene encoding translation initiation factor IF-3, whose protein sequence is MWCYRGGSISAEPRINDRIRVPEVRLVGPSGEQVGIVPLAKALELAQEYDLDLVEVAANARPPVCKLMDYGKFKYESAMKAREARKNQAHTVIKEMKLRPKIDPHDYDTKKGHVVRFLKQGDKVKITIMFRGREQSRPELGYRLLQRLANDVEDLGFIESNPKQDGRNMIMVLGPHKKKTEAMAEAREAQAARKADAKANPGKSQNVAESDDDVETEVEAEVETPAEAPAEA
- the rplT gene encoding 50S ribosomal protein L20, whose protein sequence is MARVKRAVNAHKKRRAILEQASGYRGQRSRLYRKAKEQVTHSLVYNYNDRKKRKGDFRQLWIQRINAAARANGITYNRFIQGLKAANIEVDRKILAELAVNDSNAFAALVEVAQKALPADVNAPKAAA